TAATGCTCTAGACTTTTGGGGTCTTTATGAAGGGACGGGAGAAGAGTTTGTTGCGCTCATTCATCCAGACGATCGACAACAGGTGATCCAAGCGACGGCAGGGGCAATGGCTGGAGAACAGCCCTACACACCGGAGTATCGAGTAATTTGTCCAGACGGCGTTGTGCGCTGGCTCAACAGTCAGGGGCAAGTCTATCGGGATGAGACGGGACGAGGAGTTCGCATGATTGGCGTTTCGGTTGACATCACCCAACGCAAACAAATGGAAGCGGAGCGCGATCGCCTTTTAGATCGAGAACAAACTGCCCGACTCGAAGCAGAAAGCGAACGCCAGCGGTTGCATGAAATCCTGATGCAATTGCCTGCCATGATTGGAATTGTTAAAGGTTCCGATCTTGTGTATGAATTTGCCAATCCAACTTATCTGCAAGTGGCTGGGCGCACTCCAGACATTATCGGTAAATCAATGCGGGACGTTTTCCCGGAGCTAGAGGGGCAAATTTACTTTGAAGCGCTCGATCGTGTTTACCGAACGGGAGAACCGTTCATTGGAAATGAGTCGCTTGCTTACTGGGATCGAAACAGCAATGGTGTGTTGGAAGAAGGATTTTTCAACTGCATCTTTGCGCCTTGGCGGGATGCGGAGGAAACCATTCAGGGCGTGTTGGTTTATAACATGGACGTGACAGCCCAGGTGCGGGCAAGGCAACAGATTGAGTCACTGCTGGCAGAGCTACAGGAAAAAGAACGACAGCAGCAGTTTCTGATTGAACTGAATGATGCGATTCGTGCCATTCAAGACTCGAAGGAAATTATGTGGCGGGTGGTTCGCTCCGCAGGAGAGCACTTCAATGTCACTCGCTGTACCTACGGTGAAATTGATTCCACTCAGGAATACGTCATCGTCGATCGCGACTATTGCAATGGTGTCGTCAGCATCGTCGGTAGCCATCACATGGATTCGTTTGGTCGTGAACTCATTGCTGAATTAAAGCAGGGCAAAACTATCGTCGTAGATGATGTCGATCGCGATCCTCGGACAGCCGGAGTTGGGGCGGCTGCCTTTGATGCAATTCAAACCAAATCTCTCGTGTGTGTTCCCTTAGTGAAAGAAGGGCGATTTGTTGCATTGTTAGTGTTGCACCATGTGGCTCCCCGGCGCTGGACGGAGGAAGATGTGGTGCAGATGGAGCGAATTGCTCAAAAAACCTGGCTAGCCGTAGAGCGATCGCGGGCAGAAGAACAATTGCGAGAAAGTGAAGCTCATCTGCAACTCGCGCTCAAGGTCGGACGCATGGGAACGTGGGACTGGGATATGCAGACCGAGGCATTGCTTTGGTCAGAAGGACACTTCACCGTCCTGGGTCTACAACCGAATGAATGCGAACCCAGCCATGAAGTTTGGGCAAGTCGGGTTCATCCCGATGACCTAGCAGAAGCTGAGGCGAAATTTCAGCAAGCCATAGCCCAAAAGAAAGAGTATCACCATGAATATCGCCTACGTTGGTCAGATGGCTCGGTTCACTGGGTGGAAGCGAGAGGAAAGTTTACTTATGATGTTCAGGGAAATCCCAAGCACTCGATTGGTGTCGTCATAAATATCACAGAACGCAAGCAAGCGGAAGAGGCGTTGCGTCAAGCCCTACAAAAGCTCAACTTCCATGTTGAAAACTCTCCTATGGCAGTCGTTGAATGGAATCGAGACTTTCAAGTCATTCGGTGGTCTGCTGGTGCAGAGCGCATTTTGGGCTGGAAAGCCGAAGAAATGCTGGGTAAATCTTTAACAGAGATACCTTTTGTCTTTGAGGAAGACCTGGAAGCAGTTGCTGAAGTCTGCCAACGGCTGGTCTATGGTGAAGAACCCCATATTTTTTCATACAACCGCAATTACACCGAAGATCGCAACATTGTGCATTGCGAGTGGTATAACTCCAGTCTCAGGGACGAATCGGGACGGATGATTTCGGTGTTATCGCTGGTGCTGGATGTGACGGAGCGCAAGCAAGCAGAACAAGAACGAGAACAACTGTTAGAACGCGAGCGCCTTGCACGCTCTGAAGCAGAAGCCGCACAGCGCCAACTGGAAACCATTTTTGAAACATCACCCATTGGACTTGCTCTGTTAGATGAAAAGCAGCGATTTATTGCCATCAACGAAGCATTAGCAGAAATTAATGGATTAACTCGCGAGCAACACTTAGGCTACTCAATTCCCGATCTTTTTGGTCAATTCGATCCCCAATTAGTTGAAGTCTTTCATCAGATATACACCACAGGGAATCCCTTCATTTCACCGAACTTTGCGGTGAATGTTCCCGGACGCGGCGATCGCCGTCCCGGTTACTATAACGTTTACTATCTTCCGACTGTTAACTCAAATGGTCAGGTCGAAGGCGTTCTAGTCTATGTGGTAGATGTGACTGAGCGCGTCAGGTTAGAGCTTGCCCAACGCTTTCTCTCTGAGGCGAGTGCCGTGCTTGCATCCTCACTCGATTATCAAACGACTCTAGAGCGCGTCGCACAGCTTACGGTGCCGGAATTAGCCGACTGGTGTACGGTTCACATGATAGAAGAGAACGGTGCGATCGCGCAGATTGCGGTTGCTCACATCGACCCTGCCAAGCTGGAATGGGCATATCAGATTAGAGACAAGTATCCGATAAACCCAGATGACCCTCGCGGTGCTGCATTGACATTGCGGACTGGACAACCGGATTTAGTGCCCGATATTCCCGATGAACTGTTGGTGCAGGCAGCGCGTGATTCAGAGCATTTAGAGATTCTACGGCAGGTAGGATTCAAATCTGTAATGACGGTGCCACTACGAACTCAGGCACGAATTCTAGGGGTTATCTCCTTTATCGCCGCCGAATCTGAACGACAGTATACCCCGGCAGATTTGCAACTAGCAGAGGAATTGGCTCGTCGTGCTTCCTTGGCGATTGACAATGCTCAGTTGTACCGGGCGGCTCAAAGCGATCGCGCAAAAGCAGAAACCGCTAACCGGATTAAAGACGAATTTTTAGCGGTGTTGTCCCACGAGTTGCGATCGCCCCTCAATCCGATTCTGGGCTGGACAAAATTGCTCCGAACTGGGCGATTAGATGGCACAAAAACGCAGCAAGCCCTGGAAACGATCGAACGCAACGCCAAGCTGCAAGCCCAATTAATTGAGGACTTGTTGGATGTCTCGCGCATTCTGCAAGGAAAAATGACGTTAAACGTCGCTCCCGTGAATCTAGCAGGAACGATTGAAGCCGCCCTAGAAACGGTACGACTAGCAGCCGAAGCCAAACACATTCAAATCCAGACTATATTTAATCCCGTTTCAGGAACGGTTTTAGGCGATACGAATCGCCTGCAACAAGTAGTCTGGAACCTCCTTTCCAATGCCGTGAAGTTCACCCCAAGCGGAGGACGAATCGAAGTGCGACTAGAGCAGGTTGGCACGTATGCTCAGATTCAAGTCAAAGATACTGGAAAAGGCATCAGTCGAGACTTCTTACCCTATGTGTTTGACTACTTCCGTCAAGAAGATGGGACAACGACCCGACAATTCGGCGGATTGGGATTGGGACTGGCGATCGTCCGTCATTTTACCGAACTGCATGGAGGAACCGTTCAAGCAGACAGCTTAGGACAAAACTTAGGGGCTACATTTACCATCCGGCTCCCGTTAAACCTCGTTGAGCCGGAACCCTCTTCCGATCGTAGGCATTCAGAAAGTGCGACAGACTTAGCAGGTGTTCGGGTCTTGGTTGTGGACGACGATGCAGATATGCGGGAGTTGGCAGCATTCACCCTGACGCAATCTGGTGCAGAAGTTACGACAGCCGCTTCGGGTGTACAGGCATTGACCCACCTGAATCAATCTGTCCCCGATCTGTTGTTATGTGACATTGGGATGCCAGAGATGGATGGTTATGCGCTGATTCGGCAAATTAGAAAGTGGTCGCCCCAACAGGGAGGCACGATTCCTGCGATCGCACTTACTGCCTATGCTGGAGAAATCAATCAGCAGCAAGCCTTAGCTGCCGGATTTGGGATGCACATCTCGAAGCCTGTCGAACCGGAAGAATTGGTGCAAGCGATCGCCCGTTTGCTAAGACGCTGAATGATTTGAGGACTAGCCTAATGCTGCTTGGCATAGATGTAGGAACAGGCTCTGCTAAGGCATTGCTCCTAGCGATAGACGGAACCACTATAGGTGAAGCATCAAGCTCCTATCCCGTTCATGCACCTCACCCCGGATGGGCTGAGTCTGAGCCAGGGGATTGGTGGTTAGCTGTTGCCTCGGCTGTTAGGAACGCTGTAGGAAATCATGCCGATCGAGTACAGGCGATCGCACTTTCAGGGCAAATGCACGGTGTTGTCCTAGCTTCGGAGTCGGGTCAGCCTCTGCGTCCTGCTATCCTTTGGGCAGATACTCGCTCTAGTGCCACGCTTAGCGCTTATCAGTCCCTCGATGCCGCTATTCTAGAGCGATTGGGCAACCCAATTACGGCGGGTATGGCGGGTCCAACTTTGTTGTGGCTACGAGAACACGAGGCTACTGTCTACACCGAAGCGCGTTGGGCACTTCAGCCAAAAGATTGGCTGCGGTTACGGATGACTGGAGAAGTTGCAACCGAACCATCTGATGCTAGCGGTACTTTGCTTTACGATGTTGTGTCGGACAACTGGGCAGAGGAAGCAATCTCAGCGCTGAATCTACGTTGCGATCAGTTACCAAAAATTATCCCCTCTAGTGCGATCGCAGGTTATCTAACAACTGATGCTTCAGAGCATCTTGGCTTAAGAGTTGGTTTACCCGTTATCGCTGGTGCTGCGGATACGGCAGCGGCGGCACTTGGTAACGGACTACTAGAGCCTGGTTTGGTTCAACTAACCATCGGCACAGGCGCTCAAATCATTACACCTCGCTCCCAACCCATTATCGATCCTCATGGTCGTACACATCTCTACCGAACCGCCCTACCTAACCAGTGGTACACGCTTGCAGCAATGCAAAATGCCGGGTTAGCGCTTGAGTGGGTGCGAGGTATCCTCGGCTTGAGTTGGCAGCAAGTCTATACTAAAGCGTTTTCTGTTCCCCCAGGATGTGAAGGGTTGACATTTTTGCCATACCTCACGGGTGAGCGAACTCCACACCTTGACCCCGATGTACGCGGGGCATGGGTAGGGCTTGGACTTCATCACACACAGGCGCACCTGATGCGGGCAGCTTTAGAGGGAGTTGCTTTTGCCTTGCGACAAGGTTTTGAGGCACTTGAGGCAACAGGTTTTAAAGCGACAGAAGTGCGTTTAGCAGGCGGTGGAACGGCAGAAATGTCTTGGAAACAATTACTCACTGATGTCTTGAGAATACCCCTCTATGCAACTACAGTTGCTGCTGCTTCCGCGCGTGGTGCTGCTCTACTGGCGGGTATCGGAATTGGCGTATACGCAGATGCTAATGACACGAGCAAACTGGCAGCCACACCAACGCTTGCTGCAACTCCCCAATCAGTTGATCCCACCCTAGAAGAGGCTTGGATGCGATATCAATCCCTTTATCCACGACTTAAAAAATCTGAGAAAAGTTATGCCTCAAAAAGGTTAATTTAAAATTGGTATAAACTGAAATCTGTCTCTTCAGGTAGCGCCTGACTTCATCCTGAAACCCCTAGAAAAGATGCTGGGGCGACTGCCCAGAAATTGGCTTCTGTTAATGCGTAAGTCCTACCAGCGGGCAATTTTATGGAAATATACTCTGTAGCTGTTGATACT
This genomic stretch from Coleofasciculus sp. FACHB-T130 harbors:
- a CDS encoding PAS domain S-box protein codes for the protein MKRDGTGKFVSNWNSETKQRVSLSLTDTAWRSLDQEAHRRGISRSEVIERFARTLESEQLFPAQETEHKVATILESITDAFVAFDRDWRYTYVNRAAAQILHKTPEELLGKDVWNEVFPELVGGIAYRELHRAVAQQVPVSWEEFGEPIQCWIEANAYPSTAGVAIYFRDVSDRKQAEAERERLLHELEIERARFEAVLRQMPAGVMIADAASGKLALANEQTKQIVGYGYEQLLELEEYAPLIPCEIFRLNGQLYAPHEYPLVRSLKTGEVVTNEQIEIHRDDGSRVFINVNSAPILDNQGQIIAAVVIFKDVTDYKQIEQAFRESDERLQLALTAAQTVVWDMDLQSNRVVCSANALDFWGLYEGTGEEFVALIHPDDRQQVIQATAGAMAGEQPYTPEYRVICPDGVVRWLNSQGQVYRDETGRGVRMIGVSVDITQRKQMEAERDRLLDREQTARLEAESERQRLHEILMQLPAMIGIVKGSDLVYEFANPTYLQVAGRTPDIIGKSMRDVFPELEGQIYFEALDRVYRTGEPFIGNESLAYWDRNSNGVLEEGFFNCIFAPWRDAEETIQGVLVYNMDVTAQVRARQQIESLLAELQEKERQQQFLIELNDAIRAIQDSKEIMWRVVRSAGEHFNVTRCTYGEIDSTQEYVIVDRDYCNGVVSIVGSHHMDSFGRELIAELKQGKTIVVDDVDRDPRTAGVGAAAFDAIQTKSLVCVPLVKEGRFVALLVLHHVAPRRWTEEDVVQMERIAQKTWLAVERSRAEEQLRESEAHLQLALKVGRMGTWDWDMQTEALLWSEGHFTVLGLQPNECEPSHEVWASRVHPDDLAEAEAKFQQAIAQKKEYHHEYRLRWSDGSVHWVEARGKFTYDVQGNPKHSIGVVINITERKQAEEALRQALQKLNFHVENSPMAVVEWNRDFQVIRWSAGAERILGWKAEEMLGKSLTEIPFVFEEDLEAVAEVCQRLVYGEEPHIFSYNRNYTEDRNIVHCEWYNSSLRDESGRMISVLSLVLDVTERKQAEQEREQLLERERLARSEAEAAQRQLETIFETSPIGLALLDEKQRFIAINEALAEINGLTREQHLGYSIPDLFGQFDPQLVEVFHQIYTTGNPFISPNFAVNVPGRGDRRPGYYNVYYLPTVNSNGQVEGVLVYVVDVTERVRLELAQRFLSEASAVLASSLDYQTTLERVAQLTVPELADWCTVHMIEENGAIAQIAVAHIDPAKLEWAYQIRDKYPINPDDPRGAALTLRTGQPDLVPDIPDELLVQAARDSEHLEILRQVGFKSVMTVPLRTQARILGVISFIAAESERQYTPADLQLAEELARRASLAIDNAQLYRAAQSDRAKAETANRIKDEFLAVLSHELRSPLNPILGWTKLLRTGRLDGTKTQQALETIERNAKLQAQLIEDLLDVSRILQGKMTLNVAPVNLAGTIEAALETVRLAAEAKHIQIQTIFNPVSGTVLGDTNRLQQVVWNLLSNAVKFTPSGGRIEVRLEQVGTYAQIQVKDTGKGISRDFLPYVFDYFRQEDGTTTRQFGGLGLGLAIVRHFTELHGGTVQADSLGQNLGATFTIRLPLNLVEPEPSSDRRHSESATDLAGVRVLVVDDDADMRELAAFTLTQSGAEVTTAASGVQALTHLNQSVPDLLLCDIGMPEMDGYALIRQIRKWSPQQGGTIPAIALTAYAGEINQQQALAAGFGMHISKPVEPEELVQAIARLLRR
- the xylB gene encoding xylulokinase, which encodes MLLGIDVGTGSAKALLLAIDGTTIGEASSSYPVHAPHPGWAESEPGDWWLAVASAVRNAVGNHADRVQAIALSGQMHGVVLASESGQPLRPAILWADTRSSATLSAYQSLDAAILERLGNPITAGMAGPTLLWLREHEATVYTEARWALQPKDWLRLRMTGEVATEPSDASGTLLYDVVSDNWAEEAISALNLRCDQLPKIIPSSAIAGYLTTDASEHLGLRVGLPVIAGAADTAAAALGNGLLEPGLVQLTIGTGAQIITPRSQPIIDPHGRTHLYRTALPNQWYTLAAMQNAGLALEWVRGILGLSWQQVYTKAFSVPPGCEGLTFLPYLTGERTPHLDPDVRGAWVGLGLHHTQAHLMRAALEGVAFALRQGFEALEATGFKATEVRLAGGGTAEMSWKQLLTDVLRIPLYATTVAAASARGAALLAGIGIGVYADANDTSKLAATPTLAATPQSVDPTLEEAWMRYQSLYPRLKKSEKSYASKRLI